Proteins from a single region of Vulgatibacter sp.:
- a CDS encoding NAD(P)H-dependent flavin oxidoreductase, protein MIETALTHLLGLRLPVLVGPMTAVSDEHLLVAAAEAGVIAGVPPHNYPGTDAFGAALGRIRKATQGPFAVNLVVNRVNPLRRRQLEVALEHHTPLFVTSLGDPTEVIEQAHRRGAKVFCDVTTAAHAERVARAGADGLVAVVAGAGGHTGHLSPLAFVPWLVDRYDLPVVVAGAVADGRGLAASLALGAAGVQMGTRFIAASECAAAPGWKEAILQAGPDDVLSTERVSGVTANYLRTPELERLGASLGLPLQILLRSKRTARLTRKAMMALAATKMERIRRGERALWSAGHSASLVGAVQPLARILDELEREYHAAVARLPPPHPLH, encoded by the coding sequence ATGATCGAGACCGCCCTCACCCACCTCCTCGGCCTGCGCCTCCCCGTGCTCGTGGGGCCGATGACCGCCGTCTCCGACGAGCACCTCCTCGTCGCTGCGGCGGAGGCCGGCGTGATCGCCGGCGTGCCGCCCCACAACTACCCGGGCACCGACGCCTTCGGCGCCGCCCTCGGGCGGATCCGCAAGGCCACCCAGGGGCCCTTCGCGGTCAACCTGGTGGTCAACCGGGTGAACCCGCTGCGCAGGCGCCAGCTCGAGGTCGCCCTCGAGCACCACACGCCCCTCTTCGTCACCTCCCTCGGCGATCCGACCGAGGTGATCGAGCAGGCCCATCGCAGGGGCGCGAAGGTCTTCTGCGACGTGACCACCGCCGCCCACGCGGAGCGCGTGGCCCGCGCCGGCGCCGACGGCCTCGTCGCAGTGGTGGCAGGCGCCGGCGGCCACACCGGCCACCTCTCGCCGCTGGCCTTCGTGCCCTGGCTCGTCGATCGCTACGATCTGCCGGTGGTGGTGGCAGGCGCCGTCGCCGACGGCAGGGGGCTCGCCGCCTCGCTGGCGCTGGGCGCTGCCGGCGTGCAGATGGGAACGCGCTTCATCGCCGCCAGCGAGTGCGCCGCTGCGCCGGGCTGGAAGGAGGCGATCCTGCAGGCAGGCCCCGACGACGTCCTCTCCACCGAGCGCGTCTCCGGCGTCACCGCCAACTACCTGCGCACGCCGGAGCTCGAGCGGCTCGGCGCCTCCCTCGGCCTGCCGCTGCAGATCCTCCTCCGCTCGAAGCGCACGGCGCGCCTCACCCGCAAGGCGATGATGGCGCTGGCGGCGACGAAGATGGAGCGGATCCGCAGGGGCGAGCGGGCGCTCTGGAGCGCGGGCCACTCCGCCTCCCTCGTCGGCGCGGTGCAGCCCCTCGCCCGGATCCTCGACGAGCTCGAGCGCGAGTATCACGCAGCGGTGGCACGCCTGCCCCCGCCCCATCCGCTGCACTGA
- a CDS encoding histidine kinase dimerization/phospho-acceptor domain-containing protein: MAERPTQIRHVEDDPVEAESSARRWRFLAEASRVLSSSLCYETTLRTVAELAVQAVGNYCFVDLLEGEELRRVAAADVDPGRWAAAERARRYPVLRSRRTNPSIVALESGKPVFALLDEGGRASYAQSDEHRAVMEELGGRSMLSVPLVARDRTLGVMIFADRSPTPRLEAGEDRALAEELAGRAALAVDNALLYQQAQAAARRRDEVIGMVTHDLRSPLNVILMVLAALRRDLGPTAERVQKRLEAMERSTDRMTRLIQDLLDATRSEEQEPPVTPGI; this comes from the coding sequence ATGGCGGAGCGACCGACGCAGATCCGGCACGTGGAGGACGATCCCGTGGAGGCGGAGAGCTCCGCCCGCAGGTGGCGCTTCCTCGCCGAGGCGAGCCGCGTCCTCTCCTCCTCGCTCTGCTACGAGACCACCCTGCGCACCGTCGCCGAGCTCGCGGTGCAGGCGGTGGGCAATTATTGCTTCGTCGATCTGCTCGAAGGCGAGGAGCTCCGGCGCGTGGCCGCAGCCGACGTGGACCCGGGCCGGTGGGCCGCTGCGGAACGGGCCCGGCGTTACCCGGTGCTCCGCAGCAGGCGCACCAACCCCTCGATCGTCGCGCTCGAGTCGGGCAAGCCCGTCTTCGCCCTGCTCGACGAGGGGGGGCGGGCGAGCTACGCGCAGTCGGACGAGCACCGGGCCGTGATGGAGGAGCTGGGCGGCCGGTCGATGCTCAGCGTGCCGCTGGTCGCGCGGGACCGGACCCTGGGGGTGATGATCTTCGCCGACCGCTCGCCGACGCCCCGGCTGGAAGCGGGCGAGGACCGCGCGCTGGCGGAGGAGCTCGCGGGCCGCGCCGCCCTCGCGGTGGACAACGCGCTGCTCTACCAGCAGGCGCAGGCAGCGGCCCGGCGCAGGGACGAGGTGATCGGCATGGTCACCCACGACCTGCGCAGCCCCCTGAACGTGATCCTGATGGTGCTCGCTGCGCTGCGGCGCGATCTCGGCCCGACGGCGGAGCGCGTGCAGAAGCGGCTCGAGGCGATGGAGCGTTCCACCGACCGGATGACACGGCTGATCCAGGACCTCCTCGACGCCACCCGCAGCGAGGAGCAGGAGCCGCCGGTCACTCCAGGTATTTGA
- the fadH gene encoding 2,4-dienoyl-CoA reductase, whose amino-acid sequence MLAPGTLQGRTAVVTGGGTGMGLAIAAEFARLGANVVIASRKPEVLEQACATIREQAAKGAEVTHFVLDVRQPEAVEEVAAKVAERFGPATILVNNAAGNFVVPAAQLSPNGWRTVIDIVLNGTFYCTKAFGQRMMDADRKGSIINMIATYAWTGGPGTVHSAAAKAGVLAMTQTLAVEWAAAGIRCNAIAPGPIERTGGADRLFGVPEIAEAVRRDVPLQRLGTPEEIAWAAAYLASDYAAYVNGACLTVDGGAWLNKGFVKYLE is encoded by the coding sequence ATGCTCGCACCGGGAACGCTCCAGGGACGCACCGCCGTGGTCACCGGCGGTGGCACGGGAATGGGCCTCGCCATCGCCGCGGAGTTCGCGCGGCTCGGCGCCAACGTGGTGATCGCCTCCCGCAAGCCCGAGGTCCTCGAGCAGGCCTGCGCCACCATCCGCGAGCAGGCTGCGAAGGGCGCCGAGGTGACCCACTTCGTCCTCGACGTGCGGCAGCCGGAGGCGGTGGAGGAGGTGGCGGCGAAGGTCGCCGAGCGCTTCGGCCCAGCGACCATCCTCGTCAACAACGCCGCCGGCAACTTCGTCGTCCCCGCGGCGCAGCTCTCGCCCAACGGCTGGCGCACGGTGATCGACATCGTGCTCAACGGCACCTTCTACTGCACCAAGGCCTTCGGGCAGCGGATGATGGACGCCGACAGGAAGGGCTCGATCATCAACATGATCGCCACCTACGCCTGGACCGGCGGCCCCGGCACCGTCCACTCCGCGGCGGCGAAGGCGGGCGTCCTCGCCATGACCCAGACGCTGGCAGTCGAGTGGGCTGCGGCGGGGATCCGCTGCAACGCCATCGCCCCCGGACCGATCGAGCGGACCGGCGGCGCCGACAGGCTCTTCGGCGTCCCCGAGATCGCCGAGGCGGTGCGCAGGGACGTTCCGCTGCAGCGGCTGGGAACGCCGGAGGAGATCGCGTGGGCGGCGGCCTACCTCGCCTCCGACTACGCCGCCTACGTCAACGGCGCCTGCCTCACCGTCGACGGCGGCGCCTGGCTCAACAAGGGCTTCGTCAAATACCTGGAGTGA
- a CDS encoding aminopeptidase P N-terminal domain-containing protein produces MDHRARRNALAARMEAGAVAIFPAAPERLRNNDAHHAYRQDSDFHWLTGFDEPQSLLLIKATKEGHESVLFVRRRDPAREIWDGRRAGVEGAVRDFGMDAAHVIDELDEVAPKLLESATSIVFRLGADEAWDRRVIGWLGKLWQRARLGVTPPLAVVDPRPLLHDLRLRKDPAEIEAMRTAARITGEAHAAAMREARDGTREYELQATIEGIFRGRGGSGPAYQTIVAAGENGTILHYRAGDEVLREGALCLIDAGAEYRSYAADVTRTFPVGGRFSAVQQECYELVLASQEAAIAAVRPGSTIEAVHDAAVRVLTEGMVRLGLLDGDVDALIESGAYKRFYMHRTSHWLGMDVHDVGLYHVGGTPRPLEPGMVLTVEPGLYVQADDEAAPERLRGIGIRIEDDVLVTEAGHEILSAGTPKTVEEIRQACGG; encoded by the coding sequence ATGGATCATCGGGCAAGGCGGAATGCGCTGGCGGCACGGATGGAAGCGGGGGCGGTGGCGATCTTTCCCGCCGCACCGGAGCGGCTGCGCAACAACGACGCCCACCACGCCTACCGGCAGGACTCGGACTTCCACTGGCTCACCGGCTTCGACGAGCCGCAGAGCCTGCTCCTGATCAAGGCGACGAAGGAGGGGCACGAGTCGGTGCTCTTCGTGCGCCGGCGCGATCCCGCCCGGGAGATCTGGGACGGCAGGCGGGCAGGGGTCGAGGGCGCGGTGCGCGACTTCGGCATGGACGCGGCCCACGTGATCGACGAGCTGGACGAGGTGGCGCCGAAGCTCCTCGAGAGCGCCACCTCGATCGTCTTCCGCCTCGGCGCCGACGAGGCCTGGGATCGCCGGGTGATCGGCTGGCTCGGCAAGCTCTGGCAGCGGGCGCGCCTCGGGGTGACGCCGCCGCTGGCGGTGGTCGATCCCCGGCCGCTCCTCCACGACCTCCGCCTGCGCAAGGACCCAGCGGAGATCGAGGCGATGCGCACCGCGGCGCGGATCACCGGCGAGGCCCACGCCGCGGCGATGCGAGAGGCCCGCGACGGTACCCGCGAATACGAGCTGCAGGCGACGATCGAGGGGATCTTCCGGGGGCGGGGCGGCAGCGGTCCCGCCTACCAGACCATCGTCGCCGCAGGCGAGAACGGCACCATCCTCCACTACCGCGCGGGCGACGAGGTGCTGCGCGAAGGCGCGCTCTGCCTCATCGACGCAGGCGCCGAGTACCGGAGCTATGCCGCCGACGTCACCCGCACCTTCCCGGTGGGCGGCCGCTTCTCCGCGGTGCAGCAGGAATGCTACGAGTTGGTGCTCGCCTCGCAGGAGGCGGCGATCGCCGCCGTGCGCCCGGGCAGCACGATCGAGGCGGTGCACGACGCCGCGGTGCGGGTGCTCACCGAGGGCATGGTGCGGCTGGGCCTGCTCGACGGCGACGTCGACGCGCTGATCGAGAGCGGCGCCTACAAGCGCTTCTACATGCACCGCACCTCGCATTGGCTCGGGATGGACGTGCACGACGTCGGCCTCTACCACGTGGGCGGAACGCCGCGGCCCCTCGAGCCGGGGATGGTGCTCACCGTGGAGCCGGGGCTCTACGTGCAGGCGGACGACGAGGCGGCGCCGGAGCGGCTGCGCGGCATCGGCATCCGGATCGAGGACGACGTGCTCGTCACCGAGGCGGGGCACGAGATCCTGAGCGCCGGCACGCCGAAGACGGTGGAGGAGATCCGGCAGGCATGCGGCGGCTGA
- a CDS encoding PD-(D/E)XK nuclease family protein: MAFGRQPLRNEFSWSKSRHEKLAECARQYFFHYYASWGGWERGAAPEVKELYTLKKLTARAPWAGSTVHDTIKRALTLVRDGQPADPRELVDRTRARMRAEFRESREKAYRQRKAFGLVEHEYDEPLPDEVWRDNWALVERCIEAFFASRWLSIASDLQPERWLPIDELGSFSFEGTKIFAAPDFAFRTADGGVVVVDWKTGQKRESDREQLRGYAIYARETWGVPLDRIECRVVYLPSLEEVEVRVDESEVAAFSERMKASIENMLSLLVDRDANVATAENFPPTDDEKACARCVFRRPCKG, encoded by the coding sequence ATGGCCTTTGGGCGACAGCCGCTGCGCAACGAGTTCTCCTGGTCGAAGAGCCGCCACGAGAAGCTGGCGGAGTGCGCGCGGCAGTATTTCTTCCACTACTACGCGAGCTGGGGCGGGTGGGAGCGCGGCGCCGCTCCCGAGGTGAAGGAGCTCTACACCCTCAAGAAGCTCACCGCCCGGGCACCCTGGGCGGGCTCCACCGTCCACGACACGATCAAGCGGGCGCTCACCCTCGTCCGCGACGGGCAGCCCGCCGATCCCCGGGAGCTCGTCGACCGGACCCGGGCGCGGATGCGCGCCGAGTTCCGCGAGTCGCGGGAGAAGGCCTACCGGCAGCGCAAGGCCTTCGGCCTCGTGGAGCACGAATACGACGAGCCCCTGCCCGACGAGGTGTGGCGCGACAACTGGGCGCTGGTGGAGCGCTGCATCGAGGCCTTCTTCGCCTCGCGGTGGCTCTCGATCGCCTCCGACCTGCAGCCGGAGCGCTGGCTCCCCATCGACGAGCTCGGTTCCTTCTCCTTCGAGGGGACGAAGATCTTCGCCGCTCCCGACTTCGCCTTCCGCACCGCCGACGGCGGCGTGGTGGTGGTCGACTGGAAGACCGGCCAGAAGCGCGAGAGCGACAGGGAGCAGCTTCGCGGCTACGCCATCTACGCCCGTGAGACCTGGGGCGTGCCCCTCGATCGGATCGAGTGCCGCGTGGTCTATCTCCCCTCGCTGGAGGAGGTGGAGGTCCGGGTCGACGAGTCGGAGGTCGCCGCCTTCTCCGAGCGGATGAAGGCCTCGATCGAGAACATGCTCTCGCTGCTGGTCGACCGCGACGCGAACGTCGCCACCGCCGAGAACTTCCCGCCGACGGACGACGAGAAGGCCTGTGCCCGCTGCGTCTTCCGGCGGCCGTGCAAGGGTTGA